In Anaerohalosphaeraceae bacterium, the genomic window GGCGGCCGCCAGCGGGTGCAGCGTGGAGAACAGGTCCTCCAGGAATTCCGACAGCGAAAAATCAATCATCTCCACTTTCAGTTTGCCGGCCTCAATCTTCGAAAAGTCTAAAATGTCGTTAATCAGCTGCAGCAGCATCCGTCCGTTGTTCAGAATCATCTGAATATATTCTTTTTGGCGCGGAGAAAGCTGCTCCTCCTCTTTCAGCAGTTCACCGAAACCGAGAATGGCGCTCATCGGGGTGCGGATTTCGTGGCTCATATTGGCCAGAAATTCGCTCTTCATTACATCGGCTTTGCGCACCTCCTCCAGCAGTTCCAGCAGATGGTCATTGCTTTTGCGAAGTTCCTCCTCCGTCTGCTGGACCCGTTCAGCCATTTGATTGAGCCGCAGGGCAGCCTGACCAATCAGGTCGGAATGGGGCTGTTCAATCCGATGCGATAAGTCTCCCTGGCGAATGGCATCCGCAGCTTCAATCATCTGTTTTAAATAGTACTTCAGCAGCAGATATAGGGTGCTCACCACGCCGAGAATTGCCGCTTCCGCCGCCAGCAGGAACAAGCTGATAAGAACCTGAGTGTGTTTCAAATCAGCCGTCAGCTGCCCCAGGGTTTGCTGAATATCTTCCTGGACAAGCCGACAGCAGGAAATGGCTTTTTCTTTGGAATCCTCCAGGATTGTGCTGATGGCCTCCAGGGATTCCCGAGCCAAATCTCGACTCGGATCTTTAAAGTATGTGGATTGATAGGCGTACAGAAGCGTCTTGCATTTTTTTACATTATTCCGGAGCTGCTGATGAAGGAGCGTGGGACTGTCTGTTCCGGTTTTCAGTTCTTTCAGAAGCTCTTCAATCCGGCGAAGATGGTTCAGCGAAGGTTCAATATCGCTGGATTGATTCAGCCAGCTGGTTCGAAAGGTGTAGGCAGTTTTCGAAAACTCAAAGACAATTTCAGACAACAGCCCCAATTCTCTGATTTCACCCTGAACGTGGTGCTCAATCTGCTCGTTGGTTTGGTGGTGAAAATAAATGGACAAGAGGGCTATCAGCAGGAGCGCAGCAAAGATAATCGCTGCCCCTGCCTGAGCGACCGTGGAAAAGGAGCACGTTCTGGGAAGTTTTCGAATCCAATTGAACATTGTTTCTTAAGGATGGGGCGGTTCAATAACCAGGTACAGTTTGTCAAAAGCATTTCCGGTTCGGTACAGGGGCTGCTGCCACTGGGGTTCGATGCCCGTGCCGGCCATTTCATAGAGAGTAGCGGCAAAGAGATAGGTTTGTCCAATCTCGAATTGGACATCATCCTCATGACCGGTTTGGAGGGCCCGCTGAATCTCAAGGGTCCAGGTTCCGTCCGCCCATTGACCTTTGCCGCGAATGTCCGCTCGGCTGCCGGACGGCTCCTGCGGATAATAGCGAAGAAGAACATCTCCCTGATAGTCGAAGAAAAATTTTTCCGTATAAGCGGCTTGTCCTTCATCCCCCGTTCGACGCAGGTAAAGTGTGCCGTATTGGTTCGAAGGCAGGGCCAGCGATTCGGCCTGCGGTTCCAGAGTCACCTCCTGCTGCTTGTCATCCAGATATCCGCTCGGATTGGTTCGACAGGCCTTCCAGAACCAGATGTCGGCTTTGTGAGGCTCCAGCTGCTCCGGCGACAAAGACAGATTCTCCCCGGTCAGCCGCCATTTGAGCACCAGCATATCCTCCTGGTCATTGCCCGGCTTGTAAATCTGCTCTGCAGCATCCCAGAACCAGCTCTTGTGCGATTCGGACGGGGCACTGTCCGGATAGACCACCAGAAAGAAGATACTTTGTCCGTTGTGAAAGGCCTTCAGCCGAATCGGCCTCTGAGAAGATGCATCCAAGGTTGTAATCTCCGGCAGTTCCGCCCAAACCGGTTCGTTGGCTGCTCCGTCAGTCAGAATGGCGGTTTGGACATAACGGCAATGCAGTGTCAAATCCATTGGTTCGCGTTTCGGCGGTACAAAATCTGTAAACTCGTCTTTCTGTTGAATCGGCCGTGGAATACAAATCCCTTTTTCAGATGATTCGGATTTGACCGATGATTCGGGTTGGATTTGAGCGGCGGGGGACTGTGGTTTTGGAGTCGCTGCCTGCGCCTGTCTTTTTCGACAGGCCCACGTTCCTGAAAGGATGATTGCTCCCGCTATGCTCAGAAGAAAAAGTGTCTGCCTTTTCACAAGCTCTTTTTCCTTAAGAAGAATGTGCCAAACGGTAACCTGCCTGTTTTTTCCTTCGTCGTCTTTTTTGTCGGACTTAATAGAAAAACAAGGCGTTCGAAAACTGTTTTTTCGATTTGTTATGGTTTTATTTAATAAAGAGTTATGCTTTTTGAGCCTCCTCCGGTGAAAATCGGATGGCTGGAAAGAAAAATTATCGGACTTCTTGGAGAAAAACACTTCGCCTGAGTTTTGGGAAGGGTTATAATACCCAGAGAATATTTGCGGTTCACTGCAATGATTCGAAAGAGGGAACCAATGATTACCAGACGTGATTTCGTCAAAGCCGGGTTCGCTTCAGCCGCTGCCTTTTTTTCCCGGAAAACTCTCGCTATGGAAAAGATTTCTCCAGAAAAAGTATCGTTTCCCCTTTATCGCGGGTTCAATCTGCTGGAGAAGTTCAGCGGACAGGGACCTCGTCGGGCGTTTGTCGAGAAAGATTTCGAAATTATGGCCGACTGGGGCTTTAATTTCGCCCGTCTTCCAATGTCCTACTGGCACTGGGCGGACAAACACGACTGGTTTTCGATTCGCGAGGATGTTTTGGAGGATATTGACCAGGCCGTTGAATGGGGCCGGCAATATGGGATCCACGTGAACCTCAATCTGCATCGAATCCCCGGGTACTGCATCAATAACCGCAAGGCCGAACCTGTGGATTTGTATGAGGATACGCCGGAAAACAGGCAAAAGGCCCTGGAAGGAGCCGTATTCCATTGGAAAATGTTCGCCCGCCGTTATAAAGGAATCCCCACTACGCAGCTGAGTTTTGATTTGATTAACGAACCGCCGTATCTGCCGGATGAGACCCGCCACGTAGAAGTTGTTCGGGCTCTGGTCGAGGCCATTCGTCAGGAGGACCCGGAACGACTCATCATTGCCGACGGAAAGGATGTCGGCCGCTCGCCTATTTGGGGAATTACTGATTTGGGGGTTGTCCAAAGCACACGCGGCTATGACCCCGTCAGTGTGAGCCATTACCAGGCCCCCTGGATGCCGCCGAATGCCTTTCAGACCCGGCAGATTCCGACCTGGCCGCTCAAGGCCGATGACGGTACGATTTGGGATAAGGAGTATCTGAAGGAAAAATTGGTCAAGCCCTGGAAAGAGCTCGAAAAGCAGGGGGTGCCCGTTCATGTCGGCGAATGGGGATGCTTTAACAAGACCCCTCACGACACAGCACTTCGGTGGATGGAAGATTGGCTGCAGTTATGGAAAGAGGCCGGCTGGGGACATGCGTTATGGAATCTAAGGGGCGATTTTGGTGTGCTCGACAGCCGCAGAGCGGACGTTCATTATGAGCCGTTCAGAGGGCATCAGCTGGACCGGAAAATGCTGGAACTCATTCAGAAGTACTGACAGAATGCTTTTTTATTTTGCCCGCATCCATTCTTCCAAATGTTTCGCCAGAAGTTCGGCACTCTTTTTCTGAAGAATGTGCTGGCGAATAGGGTCCGGGATTTTCATCTGGAGCAAGGCCTTTTCGACCCGTTTCCAGAGCGATTGACGCTGCCGTTCGGTTTGGGCCAGATAAATCTGACTGACCAGTTCCTGAATTCGTCCCAGAACAATCGTATCCAAATGCTGATAATAGTTGGCGATGATGTTTTGCTGATAGGGTGTGTAATCTTTTTGGGCCATTGACAAAATCCCTGTCTTGGGTATTGTACCATCCTGTTTGGCCTATCCTAAGTCTTCCCGTCGTTTCCGGCAAGGGAGTTTCTAAACGAAAAACACAGAAACTTTGTATAATTTGGCGAAAAAATCATATAATTTTCTTTGCGTTCTTTATTTTTTTTGTTATATTCACCAACAGTTGTGAGGGCCACTTCTTTTATTGTTCTATTTGGTGCAATAAAGGACTCAAAAGGAACATAAGTTTTAATAATAATTCAAATATGGACATAAAACCTTTTCGTGCTCTTCGTTTTAATCCCGAAGTCGTTGGGGACCCGGGGACCTGTATTGCGCCGCCCTATGATGTGATTGATGAACAGGCCCAGCGGGAATTGTATCACGCCAATCCTTATAACATTGTACGGGCGACAAAAGGTCTGAAATATCCGGAAGATGATGAACGGTGCAACGTTTATACGCGGGCTGCAGACTATCTCCGGGAGGCCATTCAGCAAAAGGCTCTTGTCTATGATGAACAGGAGGCCCTTTACGGATATGTTCAGGATTTCACGATTGCGGGCAAACGCTATCAGCGGAGCGGAATTGTCGCCCTGGGACGTCTGGAACCCTTCGGGAAGGGAATTCGTCCTCATGAAAAGACCCTCGACGGGCCCAAGGCGGATCGGCTGAATCTGATGCGGGCGACCGCCGCTCAGTTCGGTCAGATTTTTATGCTTTATGACGACCCGTCCCGGACGGCCGAACAAATGATTCAGGAAGCGATGCAGAAATCGCCTGTTCTTGACTTTACGGATAAGGAAAATGTTCGGCATCGGCTGTATATCATTCGGCAGGAACAGGCCGTCCTCCAGTTTGCTCAAATGATGAAATCCAAATCCGGCATTATTGCAGACGGCCATCATCGCTATGAAACGGCCCTCAATTACTGGCTGGAGACCCAGAATCCAAATGCTCAATGGCAGATGATGACCTTTGTCAACACCTACAACGAAGGGCTTGTCATTCAGCCGACGCATCGCCTTCTGTGGGGCTTGTCCGATTTCTCTGCTGCGGCTCTGCTGGATGCGATGAAGGCCGACTTTCAAATCGAACGC contains:
- a CDS encoding ethylbenzene dehydrogenase-related protein, translating into MDLTLHCRYVQTAILTDGAANEPVWAELPEITTLDASSQRPIRLKAFHNGQSIFFLVVYPDSAPSESHKSWFWDAAEQIYKPGNDQEDMLVLKWRLTGENLSLSPEQLEPHKADIWFWKACRTNPSGYLDDKQQEVTLEPQAESLALPSNQYGTLYLRRTGDEGQAAYTEKFFFDYQGDVLLRYYPQEPSGSRADIRGKGQWADGTWTLEIQRALQTGHEDDVQFEIGQTYLFAATLYEMAGTGIEPQWQQPLYRTGNAFDKLYLVIEPPHP
- a CDS encoding DUF1015 domain-containing protein, giving the protein MDIKPFRALRFNPEVVGDPGTCIAPPYDVIDEQAQRELYHANPYNIVRATKGLKYPEDDERCNVYTRAADYLREAIQQKALVYDEQEALYGYVQDFTIAGKRYQRSGIVALGRLEPFGKGIRPHEKTLDGPKADRLNLMRATAAQFGQIFMLYDDPSRTAEQMIQEAMQKSPVLDFTDKENVRHRLYIIRQEQAVLQFAQMMKSKSGIIADGHHRYETALNYWLETQNPNAQWQMMTFVNTYNEGLVIQPTHRLLWGLSDFSAAALLDAMKADFQIERLGWTDEPQKKQACSNMFERMKTLQMQEKSAFGFYAGSGAFYVLTLTNPQAMERIAPQMSEASRRLDVNILHRLILEQHLHINDEKLARQAHIDYIKDLGDAIEQSVGRIDRGQAQAVFFLNPTPMSHVRAVAEAGEKMPQKSTFFYPKVFSGLTIYTVGAVPQKTVQRSLKQECSR
- a CDS encoding cellulase family glycosylhydrolase, which produces MEKISPEKVSFPLYRGFNLLEKFSGQGPRRAFVEKDFEIMADWGFNFARLPMSYWHWADKHDWFSIREDVLEDIDQAVEWGRQYGIHVNLNLHRIPGYCINNRKAEPVDLYEDTPENRQKALEGAVFHWKMFARRYKGIPTTQLSFDLINEPPYLPDETRHVEVVRALVEAIRQEDPERLIIADGKDVGRSPIWGITDLGVVQSTRGYDPVSVSHYQAPWMPPNAFQTRQIPTWPLKADDGTIWDKEYLKEKLVKPWKELEKQGVPVHVGEWGCFNKTPHDTALRWMEDWLQLWKEAGWGHALWNLRGDFGVLDSRRADVHYEPFRGHQLDRKMLELIQKY
- a CDS encoding ATP-binding protein translates to MFNWIRKLPRTCSFSTVAQAGAAIIFAALLLIALLSIYFHHQTNEQIEHHVQGEIRELGLLSEIVFEFSKTAYTFRTSWLNQSSDIEPSLNHLRRIEELLKELKTGTDSPTLLHQQLRNNVKKCKTLLYAYQSTYFKDPSRDLARESLEAISTILEDSKEKAISCCRLVQEDIQQTLGQLTADLKHTQVLISLFLLAAEAAILGVVSTLYLLLKYYLKQMIEAADAIRQGDLSHRIEQPHSDLIGQAALRLNQMAERVQQTEEELRKSNDHLLELLEEVRKADVMKSEFLANMSHEIRTPMSAILGFGELLKEEEQLSPRQKEYIQMILNNGRMLLQLINDILDFSKIEAGKLKVEMIDFSLSEFLEDLFSTLHPLAAAKGLQFEILQCSDLPGMLRSDPVRLRQCLINLAGNAIKFTEKGHVFINVMKEQQDNTDFIRFDVEDTGIGIPEDKLAVIFEAFTQADSSMTRRYGGTGLGLSITRRLIQLLGGKITVHSTVGRGSVFSIQLPTGIDPSEQTSHNRYETAEKAVQQPSEEDTKQIHLSGRILVAEDAKANQMLIRLLLEKEGLQAVIVENGQEALEAVLREPFDLVLMDMQMPVMSGLEAVQSIRAKGLTLPIIALTALAMKGDDEKCLKAGCDGYLSKPIDRKALRHVLQKYLSKNTAAKN